One Brassica napus cultivar Da-Ae chromosome A1, Da-Ae, whole genome shotgun sequence genomic region harbors:
- the LOC106435572 gene encoding DNA damage-repair/toleration protein DRT100-like: protein MKLNVVVSLLLLLISTATCCPPSDLRALLAFRSALHEPYLGIFNSWTGQDCCHNWYGVSCDAVTHRVADINLRGESEDPIFERAHRTGYMTGRISPAICDLARLSALTIADWKGISGDIPKCITRLSFLRTIDLIGNQISGEIPNDIGRLNRLAVLNVADNRISGSIPKSLTNLSSLMHLDLRNNLITGLIPTDFGRLTMLSRALLSGNRITGRIPESLTKIYRLADVDLSGNQLYGTIPPSLGRMSVLATLNLDGNKISGEIPQTLMTSSVMNLNLSRNLLQGKIPEGFGPRSYFTVLDLSYNNLKGPIPSSISGASFIGHLDLSHNHLCGKIPVGSPFDHLEAASFMFNDCLCGKPLKACLKN from the coding sequence ATGAAACTCAATGTCGTCGTATCACTCCTTCTCCTTCTAATCTCAACCGCCACGTGTTGTCCGCCGTCAGACCTCCGTGCACTCCTAGCTTTCCGTTCAGCACTCCACGAGCCATACCTCGGCATTTTCAACTCATGGACCGGCCAAGACTGCTGCCACAACTGGTACGGCGTTAGCTGCGACGCCGTCACTCACCGAGTCGCCGACATCAACCTCCGCGGCGAGTCAGAAGACCCAATCTTCGAGCGAGCTCACCGAACCGGTTACATGACCGGCCGCATCTCTCCGGCGATATGCGACCTCGCTCGCCTCTCCGCCTTAACAATCGCCGACTGGAAAGGCATCTCCGGCGACATCCCCAAATGCATCACGCGCCTCTCTTTCCTCCGTACTATAGACCTCATCGGAAACCAAATCTCCGGCGAGATTCCGAACGACATCGGGAGATTAAACCGGTTAGCTGTTTTAAACGTCGCGGATAACCGGATATCCGGTTCGATTCCGAAATCGCTAACCAACCTCTCCAGCTTAATGCACTTGGACCTCCGTAACAACTTAATAACCGGTTTAATTCCAACTGATTTCGGCCGGTTAACAATGCTTAGCCGCGCGTTACTAAGCGGTAACCGAATAACCGGTCGGATCCCCGAGTCTTTAACCAAGATTTACCGGTTAGCTGACGTTGATCTCTCCGGTAACCAATTATACGGTACAATCCCACCGTCTCTAGGCCGTATGTCGGTTCTCGCGACGCTTAACCTCGACGGGAACAAAATCTCCGGCGAGATACCTCAAACTCTGATGACGTCATCGGTGATGAACTTGAATTTGAGCAGGAACTTGTTGCAAGGGAAGATACCAGAAGGGTTCGGACCAAGGTCTTACTTCACTGTTCTTGATTTGTCGTATAACAATCTCAAGGGACCAATCCCGAGTTCGATATCTGGTGCGTCGTTTATTGGTCATTTGGATCTTAGCCATAACCATCTCTGTGGGAAGATCCCGGTGGGGTCGCCGTTTGACCACCTTGAAGCGGCGTCGTTTATGTTTAACGACTGTCTTTGCGGCAAACCCTTGAAGGCTTGTTTAAAAAATTGA
- the LOC106435567 gene encoding peptidyl-prolyl cis-trans isomerase CYP19-1-like — translation MEVNIRTTVADYRLTVPVRGELTFHINPVGGLLPQIDRRLYVNEARVYSQAGGGFTIKLNPVGLPVPPQAGGVKEEYESENPKLPYPSPGKANPKVFLDMTVCGKPVGRIVMELFADTTPRSAENFCALCTGEKGMGKKGKPLHYKGSIIHHIFPDYMIGGGDFNDERKGCGGESIYGGSFFEDENFFKNTPFQHTSPGIISMNNRGPDTNESQFMICLTENRELDDVHVVFGQVVEGLDVVRIISKEHVRDKLSRPVMIADCSLIS, via the exons ATGGAAGTTAATATTCGCACAACAGTAGCAGACTATAGGCTTACCGTTCCAGTACGTGGTGAGTTGACATTTCACATTAACCCTGTTGGCGGACTCCTACCACAGATTGACCGTAGACTATACGTTAATGAAGCCCGTGTTTATTCTCAGGCTGGTGGTGGATTCACAATTAAGCTTAACCCTGTTGGCCTACCCGTGCCACCTCAAGCTGGTGGTGTTAAGGAGGAATATGAATCTGAAAACCCTAAACTTCCATATCCATCTCCAGGAAAGGCTAACCCTAAGGTTTTCCTTGATATGACTGTGTGCGGCAAACCTGTTGGTCGGATCGTGATGGAGCTCTTTGCCGACACGACCCCACGGTCGGCAGAGAATTTCTGCGCCCTCTGTACAGGCGAGAAAGGCATGGGGAAGAAGGGTAAGCCACTCCATTACAAAGGATCAATCATCCACCATATTTTCCCCGATTATATGATTGGCGGAGGAGATTTCAATGACGAAAGGAAAGGATGCGGAGGCGAATCAATCTACGGCGGTAGTTTTTTCGAGGATGAGAACTTCTTCAAAAACACACCGTTCCAG CACACCAGTCCGGGTATCATCTCCATGAACAACCGTGGTCCTGACACCAACGAATCTCAGTTTATGATCTGTTTGACGGAGAACCGGGAACTTGACGATGTACACGTCGTGTTTGGCCAAGTTGTTGAAGGATTGGATGTGGTCAGGATCATTTCAAAGGAACATGTTAGGGACAAGCTTTCCAGGCCCGTGATGATTGCTGACTGCAGTCTGATTTCATAG
- the LOC106435563 gene encoding CCR4-NOT transcription complex subunit 9 — MANLPPSLSMGTPFGGPSNSAGAPANKDRNLASAEQLVLDLSNPELRENALLELSKKRELFQDLAPLLWNSFGTIAALLQEIVSIYSVLAPPNLTPAQSNRVCNSLALLQCVASHSDTRMLFLKAHIPLYLYPFLNTTSKSRPFEYLRLTSLGVIGALVKVDDTEVISFLLSTEIIPLCLRTMEMGSELSKTVATFIVQKILLDDVGMDYICTTAERFFAVGRVLGNMVQSLVEQPSPRLLKHIIRCYLRLSDNPRACAALGSCLPDSLRDGTFSNCLREDQIARRWLQQLVHNVGVGRVPSHQGGGFEHML, encoded by the exons ATGGCGAATCTACCTCCATCTCTCTCAATGGGCACTCCTTTCGGTGGTCCCAGCAATTCTGCCGGAGCTCCGGCGAACAAAGATCGGAACTTGGCCTCCGCGGAGCAGTTGGTTCTCGATCTCAGCAATCCCGAACTCCGAGAGAATGCTCTCCTCGAGCTTTCCAAG AAAAGAGAACTGTTTCAGGATTTGGCGCCTCTCTTGTGGAACTCTTTTGGAACCATTGCTGCCTTATTACAG GAGATAGTTTCGATCTACTCTGTTCTTGCACCTCCGAATCTGACTCCTGCTCAGTCCAACCGTGTTTGCAATTCACTTGCCCTTCTTCAG TGTGTGGCATCTCATTCCGACACGAGAATGTTGTTTCTCAAGG CTCACATCCCACTCTACCTTTACCCCTTCCTTAATACAACGAGTAAGTCTAGACCTTTTGAGTACTTGCGCCTTACTAGCCTAGGTGTCATTGGTGCTCTTGTCAAG GTTGATGATACAGAGGTCATTAGCTTCCTTCTTTCAACGGAAATTATTCCTCTCTGCCTTCGCACCATGGAGATGGGGAGTGAGCTGTCCAAAACC GTTGCGACATTCATAGTTCAGAAGATCTTGTTAGATGATGTGGGGATGGATTACATCTGCACAACAGCAGAGCGTTTTTTTGCTGTTGGTCGAGTTTTGGGCAATATGGTTCAGTCACTAGTGGAGCAGCCTTCTCCACGCCTTCTTAAGCATATCATTCGTTGTTACCTCCGTTTATCAGACAACCCAAG GGCTTGTGCTGCACTCGGAAGCTGTCTCCCTGACTCTCTACGAGATGGAACCTTCAGCAATTGTCTTCGC GAGGATCAAATCGCGAGGAGGTGGCTGCAACAGTTGGTTCACAATGTTGGAGTTGGTCGAGTCCCAAGTCATCAAGGTGGAGGATTTGAGCACATGCTTTGA